The Fervidibacillus albus genome contains a region encoding:
- a CDS encoding YhzD family protein has product MPIYYLTAFQKNGEKLLDQSIEAKNAEEAKKIGIKILEENKLSDQTYRLVSPEGQLLLFHV; this is encoded by the coding sequence ATGCCGATTTATTACTTGACTGCCTTTCAAAAAAACGGAGAAAAATTATTGGATCAATCGATTGAAGCGAAAAATGCGGAAGAGGCAAAAAAAATAGGGATAAAAATATTGGAAGAAAACAAACTTTCCGACCAAACGTATCGGCTCGTTTCTCCAGAAGGTCAACTACTTTTATTCCACGTTTAA
- a CDS encoding NAD(P)/FAD-dependent oxidoreductase, translating into MSKQIVILGAGYGGILSALSVRKYMDRSKVKVTVVNKYPTHQIITELHRLAAGNVSENRIALPLEKIFKGKDIDLNISEVESFSVDKKQIHLSDGSTLTYDALVVALGSVTAFFGIPGLAEHSMVLKSVDDAKRINRHIEERIREYAKTKNEADSTILIGGGGLTGVELVGEIADLLPELTKKYGVDRSEIKLKLVEGLPKILPVLPDDLIERAMKSLEARGVEFLTGLFVTKVDGNVVELKDGTKIVTNTFVWTGGVQGNPLVGESGLEVNRGRATVNEYLQSTSHPDVFVAGDSAVVFGPDERPYPPTAQLAWQMGDCVGYNLFAYLEGKTMETFNPVNLGTLASLGRKDAVASVGSNGTALKGMPAALMKEASNVRYLSKIKGLFTYAY; encoded by the coding sequence ATGTCAAAGCAAATCGTCATTTTAGGAGCCGGTTACGGTGGGATTTTATCCGCTCTATCCGTACGGAAATATATGGATCGTTCAAAGGTGAAAGTAACGGTTGTCAACAAATATCCTACCCATCAAATTATTACTGAACTTCACCGATTGGCTGCGGGAAATGTCTCCGAAAATCGAATCGCTCTTCCACTAGAAAAAATATTTAAAGGAAAGGATATCGATTTGAATATTAGTGAAGTGGAATCCTTTTCCGTCGACAAAAAGCAAATTCATTTGTCAGACGGGTCCACATTAACTTATGATGCGCTCGTTGTTGCATTAGGGAGTGTCACGGCTTTCTTTGGGATTCCAGGACTGGCAGAACATAGTATGGTGTTAAAGTCAGTAGACGATGCAAAACGGATTAATCGCCATATTGAAGAAAGAATTCGCGAATACGCCAAAACGAAAAATGAAGCCGATAGTACGATTTTAATCGGAGGCGGTGGATTGACTGGCGTAGAACTCGTCGGAGAAATTGCGGACTTGCTCCCGGAATTGACGAAAAAATATGGAGTAGATCGAAGCGAAATCAAATTGAAGCTTGTCGAAGGGTTGCCAAAAATATTACCTGTTTTGCCCGATGATTTAATTGAACGCGCTATGAAAAGTTTAGAAGCCCGTGGAGTGGAATTTTTAACCGGCTTGTTTGTCACGAAAGTCGATGGAAATGTTGTCGAATTGAAGGATGGCACTAAAATTGTTACGAATACGTTCGTATGGACTGGCGGAGTACAAGGAAACCCGTTAGTTGGCGAGTCTGGACTGGAAGTTAATCGCGGAAGGGCTACGGTAAACGAATATCTTCAATCCACTTCCCACCCCGATGTATTTGTTGCAGGGGATAGCGCCGTCGTATTCGGACCTGACGAACGGCCTTATCCACCAACCGCTCAACTTGCTTGGCAAATGGGAGATTGTGTCGGCTATAATTTATTTGCTTATTTGGAAGGAAAAACGATGGAAACATTCAATCCGGTAAATCTCGGAACGTTGGCAAGTCTCGGAAGAAAAGATGCGGTCGCATCAGTCGGAAGCAATGGAACGGCTTTGAAAGGAATGCCCGCTGCGTTAATGAAGGAAGCGAGCAATGTTCGGTATTTATCGAAAATTAAAGGTTTGTTTACGTACGCATATTAA
- a CDS encoding DUF1641 domain-containing protein — MSNVLEDQVKAKEGSVDERELLDQLLKPEVQQSLTALVEQLPKLNELVQVLTRYYDTFQSLASDDVLKSETVEAMKDMVEPAKQSVRQLAQNIIEAKEAAEKSEDVIGLFGLLKLIKDPQAQKMFRFINAYLKIVSEQEK, encoded by the coding sequence ATGTCAAACGTATTGGAAGATCAAGTGAAGGCGAAAGAAGGATCTGTGGATGAGCGTGAACTGTTGGACCAGCTTTTGAAACCGGAAGTGCAACAGTCTTTAACCGCTTTAGTGGAACAACTTCCAAAATTAAATGAACTCGTACAAGTTTTGACCCGATATTATGATACGTTTCAATCACTTGCTTCCGATGATGTTTTAAAAAGTGAAACGGTTGAGGCGATGAAGGATATGGTTGAACCAGCTAAGCAATCGGTTCGACAACTAGCCCAAAACATCATCGAAGCGAAGGAAGCGGCCGAAAAAAGCGAGGATGTCATCGGTTTATTCGGATTGTTAAAATTGATCAAAGATCCGCAAGCGCAAAAAATGTTTCGTTTTATTAACGCCTATTTAAAAATCGTATCTGAACAAGAAAAATAA
- a CDS encoding HAD-IIB family hydrolase: MVYRLLAMNIDGTVLQSNGKIDKSVKEAIDYVQEKGVTVTLLTGRNFIFAKRIAKALKLQSLIVSHHGAFIASTIDQAIFVKRISETVLFDIVQFLESFPCEIRLIHESFSVGNKPMKGRKIMARAVIDTDSLSVYQYRFVEKLSRSIKEEQIHPTHVEAKFAEKYQAEEVKTAIEGMFYEVDVKTYGNKMVILPKHISKLSGLLYIADYWNIPLKETVAIGSGKDDLDVIVASGLGVAMGNAPDEIKGVADWVTRTNDNRGIHYMVKELFRKQQPLPFLEKLSEFHGKERR, translated from the coding sequence ATGGTATATCGATTGCTTGCGATGAATATTGACGGAACGGTTTTGCAATCGAACGGGAAAATCGATAAATCGGTGAAGGAAGCGATCGACTACGTACAGGAAAAAGGTGTGACCGTCACACTTTTGACCGGCCGAAATTTTATTTTTGCGAAACGAATTGCCAAGGCATTGAAATTACAATCGTTAATCGTTTCCCATCACGGGGCGTTTATCGCTTCGACCATCGATCAGGCGATTTTTGTGAAACGTATTAGCGAAACCGTTTTGTTCGATATCGTTCAATTTTTAGAGTCCTTTCCTTGTGAAATTCGTCTTATACACGAATCGTTTTCCGTCGGGAATAAACCGATGAAAGGCCGAAAAATTATGGCGAGGGCCGTTATCGATACAGACAGTTTATCCGTTTATCAATATCGGTTTGTAGAAAAGTTGAGCCGGTCCATAAAGGAAGAACAAATTCATCCGACCCATGTAGAAGCGAAATTTGCCGAAAAATATCAAGCTGAGGAAGTAAAAACGGCGATCGAAGGAATGTTTTACGAAGTCGATGTGAAGACGTACGGAAATAAAATGGTAATTTTACCGAAACATATTTCCAAATTATCCGGTTTACTTTACATCGCCGATTATTGGAATATTCCTTTAAAAGAGACGGTAGCAATTGGCAGTGGAAAGGATGATTTGGACGTCATCGTCGCATCGGGCCTAGGCGTTGCGATGGGGAACGCACCTGATGAAATAAAAGGTGTTGCCGATTGGGTTACCCGAACGAACGATAATCGGGGAATTCATTACATGGTAAAAGAACTGTTTCGAAAACAACAACCGTTACCATTCTTGGAAAAATTAAGCGAATTTCACGGAAAAGAACGGAGGTAA